In the Pseudothauera hydrothermalis genome, one interval contains:
- the hemC gene encoding hydroxymethylbilane synthase yields MSAPAVSRTQAACVAPERIVIATRESRLALWQAEHVKARLEALYPACRVSLLGMTTRGDQILDRPLAKVGGKGLFVKELETALLDGRADIAVHSMKDVPMQLAEPFTLACICTRELPFDAFVSNRYASLDDMPPGTVVGTSSLRRESQLHATHPYLAVTSLRGNLDTRLRKLDQGRYDAIILAAAGLKRLGLSERIRAVLPAEVSLPAAGQGALGIECLASRPEVAAWLAPLDDPDTSACVRAERAVAAALAGSCEVPLGAYGQLRSGRLWLRGFVALPDGSRMVRAEREGDPAEAEALGRALADDLRAQGAEAILAELG; encoded by the coding sequence ATGAGTGCCCCCGCCGTGAGCCGTACCCAAGCTGCCTGCGTCGCGCCCGAGCGCATCGTCATCGCCACCCGTGAAAGCCGTCTGGCCCTGTGGCAGGCCGAGCATGTCAAGGCGCGGCTCGAGGCATTGTATCCCGCCTGCCGGGTGAGCTTGTTGGGGATGACTACACGCGGCGACCAGATTCTGGATCGCCCGCTGGCCAAGGTGGGTGGCAAAGGCTTGTTCGTCAAGGAGCTGGAAACCGCCTTGCTCGATGGCCGGGCCGACATCGCCGTGCATTCGATGAAGGATGTGCCAATGCAATTGGCCGAGCCTTTCACGCTGGCATGCATTTGCACCCGCGAGCTGCCGTTCGATGCGTTCGTATCCAACCGCTATGCCAGTCTGGACGACATGCCACCAGGTACGGTGGTCGGCACCTCGTCGTTGCGGCGCGAGTCACAGTTGCATGCCACTCACCCTTATTTGGCGGTGACCAGCCTGCGGGGCAACCTCGACACCCGCCTGCGTAAGCTCGATCAAGGTCGGTACGACGCCATCATTTTGGCGGCGGCCGGTTTGAAGCGCCTGGGGTTGTCCGAGCGCATCCGCGCGGTGCTGCCTGCCGAGGTCTCGCTGCCAGCCGCGGGACAGGGCGCGTTGGGCATCGAGTGCTTGGCCAGTCGTCCGGAAGTGGCGGCCTGGCTGGCGCCGCTCGATGACCCCGATACGTCGGCCTGTGTGCGTGCCGAGCGCGCTGTGGCCGCTGCGTTGGCCGGCAGTTGCGAGGTGCCGCTGGGGGCGTATGGCCAACTGCGCAGCGGCCGTCTGTGGCTGCGCGGCTTTGTCGCACTGCCAGACGGCAGCCGTATGGTGCGTGCCGAGCGGGAAGGCGACCCGGCCGAGGCCGAAGCGCTGGGGCGCGCTCTGGCCGATGACTTACGGGCGCAAGGCGCCGAAGCCATCCTGGCCGAGCTGGGCTGA
- a CDS encoding type IV pilin protein, with protein sequence MLRTRRAAATGCLLELAQFMERYYTTNMRYVDSDGNPPALPNTACRTELAGFYNFSLSGATASSFDLQAVPQGPQAADTRCGTLGLDETGARSESGTGQVADCW encoded by the coding sequence GTGCTGCGTACACGGCGCGCAGCGGCCACCGGGTGCTTACTGGAACTGGCGCAGTTCATGGAGCGTTACTACACGACCAACATGCGCTATGTGGACAGCGACGGCAATCCGCCCGCCTTGCCTAACACCGCCTGCCGAACCGAGTTGGCTGGGTTCTACAACTTTAGTTTGAGCGGCGCGACTGCCTCATCGTTTGACTTACAGGCTGTGCCGCAAGGGCCACAAGCAGCGGATACGCGCTGCGGCACCTTGGGGCTCGATGAGACCGGGGCCCGGAGTGAATCGGGTACTGGGCAGGTGGCGGATTGTTGGTGA
- a CDS encoding uroporphyrinogen-III C-methyltransferase: MKEDIPALTRPPASEDAAAQSADAAPASAAASAPGEPISNRPAPPARRGASGLALLLAAVAAAAAAVAGWQAWQTRTQVADLRDELARRLSAADAVAGEARALSRQQQEAIATLQGKLGALESKVAATEGQAAALEALYQEFSRSREDRALAEVEQAIVIADQQLALAGNVEAALIALQSAESRLALLDRGQLAPLRRAIVRDIEQLRSVAQSDVQGMALRLERMLEGVDALPLAYAGELAAPQSGSEETASVAAPQGAVALDFITSLLGDIWREIKTLVRVERLDRSEPVLLAPAQSTFLRENLKIRLLTARLALLARDGRNFQADLAQARQWVERFFDTRDERVQTLLAELDKLGATPVAIDHGVMLDSVPALRLLQARPANGGAEGISAGDKPAAAGHGVAAPAEH, translated from the coding sequence ATGAAAGAAGACATCCCTGCGCTTACCCGACCGCCTGCATCCGAGGATGCAGCCGCTCAATCCGCCGATGCTGCACCCGCGTCCGCTGCGGCATCCGCACCGGGCGAACCGATCTCCAACCGTCCGGCACCGCCAGCGCGCCGCGGCGCGAGCGGGCTTGCCCTGTTGCTCGCCGCGGTTGCGGCCGCTGCGGCCGCGGTGGCGGGCTGGCAGGCCTGGCAGACCCGCACACAGGTTGCCGATTTGCGCGATGAATTGGCCCGCAGGCTGTCCGCAGCGGACGCGGTGGCCGGTGAGGCGCGGGCGTTGAGCCGTCAGCAACAGGAGGCGATTGCAACGCTGCAGGGCAAGCTCGGGGCCCTGGAGTCCAAAGTGGCAGCCACCGAGGGGCAGGCCGCCGCGCTGGAAGCGCTTTATCAGGAATTCTCCCGTTCCCGGGAAGACCGCGCGTTGGCCGAAGTCGAACAGGCCATCGTCATCGCCGATCAGCAGCTTGCGCTCGCCGGCAATGTGGAGGCCGCTTTGATTGCCCTGCAGAGCGCCGAAAGCCGTCTTGCGCTGCTGGACCGCGGACAGTTGGCGCCGCTGCGCCGGGCGATCGTGCGCGACATCGAACAGTTGCGCAGCGTGGCACAAAGCGATGTGCAAGGTATGGCACTGCGCTTGGAGCGGATGCTCGAGGGCGTGGATGCGCTGCCGCTGGCCTATGCGGGTGAGCTGGCTGCGCCGCAGTCTGGATCCGAAGAAACGGCGTCTGTGGCTGCGCCCCAAGGCGCGGTTGCGCTTGACTTCATCACTAGCCTGCTGGGCGATATCTGGCGTGAAATCAAAACCCTGGTGCGGGTGGAGCGGTTGGATCGCTCCGAGCCGGTGTTGCTGGCGCCTGCCCAAAGCACCTTTTTGCGCGAAAACCTCAAAATCCGCCTGCTGACCGCAAGACTTGCGTTACTGGCGCGCGACGGGCGTAATTTCCAGGCCGATCTCGCTCAGGCGCGCCAGTGGGTCGAACGCTTTTTCGATACGCGGGACGAGCGTGTGCAAACCCTGCTCGCGGAGCTGGACAAGTTGGGGGCCACGCCGGTGGCGATCGATCACGGCGTGATGCTCGATAGCGTGCCCGCCTTACGTCTGCTGCAGGCAAGACCGGCCAACGGTGGAGCGGAAGGCATTTCCGCTGGCGACAAGCCAGCCGCGGCCGGCCATGGTGTCGCCGCGCCGGCCGAGCACTGA
- a CDS encoding uroporphyrinogen-III synthase: protein MSADGLLPLAGRRVVVTRPAGQADALCQEIARRGGVPIRFPLMAIEPLEDPSALHALAARLEDFDYAFFVSPNAVEHALKVLSKVRDWPARVAVATVGAGSERALAEHGFDRVIAPKSGFDSEAVLALPAFAPQAIRGRRVVVFRGDGGRELFGDTLRERGAEVEYVTCYRRTRPQVAPQLLQELAARAELDALSLTSSEGVRNLIALLGGELSPELAAVPVFASHPRIVAQAGLAGFARVIETAPGDAGLLDALQTHFGHSLG, encoded by the coding sequence ATGTCAGCGGATGGATTGCTCCCCCTGGCCGGCCGCCGGGTGGTGGTGACCCGGCCGGCTGGACAGGCGGATGCGCTATGCCAAGAAATCGCCCGTCGCGGTGGGGTGCCGATCCGGTTTCCGCTCATGGCCATCGAGCCGTTGGAAGACCCGTCGGCCCTGCATGCGCTGGCCGCACGCCTGGAAGACTTCGATTACGCTTTTTTTGTCAGCCCAAACGCGGTGGAGCATGCTTTGAAGGTGCTCAGCAAGGTGCGCGACTGGCCGGCACGGGTTGCCGTGGCCACGGTCGGGGCGGGCAGCGAGCGCGCCCTGGCCGAACACGGTTTCGACCGGGTGATTGCGCCAAAGAGCGGTTTCGACAGCGAAGCCGTACTCGCCCTGCCGGCCTTTGCGCCGCAGGCGATACGCGGTCGGCGGGTGGTGGTTTTCCGTGGCGATGGCGGGCGTGAATTGTTCGGCGACACCTTGCGCGAACGCGGGGCCGAAGTCGAGTATGTGACCTGTTACCGCCGCACTCGACCGCAGGTTGCGCCGCAGCTCTTGCAGGAGCTTGCCGCGCGCGCCGAGCTGGATGCGCTGAGTTTGACCAGCAGCGAAGGGGTGCGCAATCTGATCGCCCTCTTGGGGGGCGAGCTGTCGCCTGAGCTCGCCGCTGTACCGGTGTTTGCGTCGCATCCGCGCATCGTGGCGCAGGCCGGGCTGGCCGGCTTTGCCCGCGTCATCGAGACCGCGCCGGGTGATGCCGGCCTGCTCGACGCGCTTCAGACGCACTTTGGCCACAGCCTCGGTTAA
- the ppc gene encoding phosphoenolpyruvate carboxylase, with the protein MAENNTPTDKDAPLREDIRLLGRLLGDTVRDQLGEASFALIERIRQTSVRFRRYEDLEARRELEGILDALAREQTIQVVRAFSYFSHLANIAEDQHHIRRSRAHLLAGSAPREGSLAHALDKTSRVLGEAATEALTRFFNQALVCPVLTAHPTEVQRKSILNCQTVIARLLDERDRMRLTPEEAAANDAALRRAVLTLWQTRMLRPVRLSVIDEVNNGLSYFETTFLRELPRLYANVEDRLGTSSGELPAFLQVGSWIGGDRDGNPFVTAEVLERALALQAAAVLGFYLEELHALGSQLSLAAGLVEVSDALQALADRSADHSPHRRDEPYRRAIAGMHARLAATWSAWLGSSPPSRPVGPAAPYLRPAELAEDLNTIDRSLVANGSAALAGGRLRHLRCAVKVFGFHLAPIDLRQNADVHERVVAELLATAGGVANYRALDEAARVALLLRELASPRPLASPHLRYSDETESELAIFRAARAAHLRFGPAVIQNCIISKTDAVSDVLELAVLLKEAGLLRPHENALDVNIVPLFETIEDLRNAPGVMDRLFTLEPYRALLASRGFLQEVMLGYSDSNKDGGFLTSGWELYKAEIGLAEVFARHRVRMRLFHGRGGSVGRGGGPSYQAILAQPGGAVQGQIRLTEQGEVIAAKYGNPEVGRRNLEVLVAATLEASLLSGEALAPDPAFLDTMQTLSDSAFSAYRGLVYQTPGFEDYFWQSTVISEIAELNIGSRPASRKKGRRIEDLRAIPWVFSWSQCRLMLPGWYGFGSAVKAWLATHPQEGLAHLQRMYREWSFFATLLSNMDMVLAKTDLAIAARYAELVHDSTLRETIFQRICREWQDTVDALLAITGQQELLDGNPLLKRSIRNRFPYLDPLNHVQVELLRRHREHPGDDQLRGGLHISINGIAAGLRNSG; encoded by the coding sequence ATGGCCGAAAACAACACACCCACCGACAAGGATGCGCCGCTGCGCGAAGATATCCGGCTTTTGGGCCGCCTTTTGGGCGACACCGTGCGCGACCAATTGGGCGAAGCCAGCTTTGCGCTGATCGAGCGCATCCGCCAGACCTCGGTGCGCTTTCGCCGTTACGAGGATCTGGAGGCCCGTCGCGAGTTGGAAGGCATCCTGGACGCCCTGGCGCGCGAACAGACCATCCAGGTGGTGCGGGCCTTCAGCTACTTTTCGCATCTGGCCAACATCGCCGAAGACCAGCATCACATCCGCCGCTCCCGCGCCCACTTGCTGGCCGGCTCCGCCCCGCGCGAAGGCAGCCTGGCCCATGCACTGGATAAAACCTCGCGGGTGCTGGGCGAAGCGGCCACCGAGGCACTCACCCGCTTTTTCAACCAAGCCCTGGTCTGCCCGGTGCTGACCGCCCACCCGACCGAAGTACAGCGAAAGAGCATCCTCAACTGTCAAACGGTGATCGCCCGCCTGCTCGACGAACGCGACCGCATGCGCTTGACCCCCGAGGAAGCGGCCGCCAACGACGCCGCTTTGCGCCGCGCGGTGCTCACACTGTGGCAAACCCGCATGCTGCGCCCGGTGCGCTTGTCGGTGATCGACGAAGTCAACAACGGGCTGTCCTACTTCGAGACCACTTTTTTGCGCGAACTGCCGCGTCTATACGCCAACGTAGAAGACCGCCTGGGTACCTCCAGCGGCGAACTGCCGGCTTTCTTGCAAGTTGGCAGTTGGATCGGCGGCGACCGCGATGGCAACCCCTTCGTCACCGCTGAGGTGCTCGAACGTGCGCTCGCGCTGCAGGCCGCCGCCGTGCTCGGCTTTTATCTAGAGGAACTTCATGCGCTGGGCTCCCAGCTCTCGCTCGCGGCGGGCTTGGTTGAAGTCTCCGATGCGCTGCAGGCGCTGGCCGACCGTTCGGCGGACCACTCCCCGCATCGCCGCGATGAACCGTATCGGCGCGCAATCGCCGGCATGCATGCCCGCTTGGCGGCCACCTGGAGCGCTTGGCTGGGCAGCTCACCGCCTAGCCGGCCGGTGGGCCCGGCCGCGCCCTACCTACGGCCCGCCGAGCTGGCCGAGGATCTCAACACCATTGACCGCTCGCTGGTGGCCAACGGCTCGGCCGCGCTCGCTGGCGGGCGGCTGCGCCACTTGCGCTGCGCGGTCAAAGTGTTTGGCTTTCATCTGGCGCCCATCGACCTGCGGCAAAACGCCGACGTACATGAACGTGTGGTCGCCGAACTGCTCGCCACCGCAGGCGGCGTAGCCAATTACCGGGCGCTGGACGAAGCCGCGCGGGTTGCGCTTTTGCTCCGCGAACTCGCCAGCCCCCGCCCTTTGGCCTCGCCGCACCTGCGCTATAGCGACGAAACCGAGTCCGAACTGGCCATCTTCCGCGCCGCGCGCGCCGCCCACCTGCGCTTTGGCCCCGCCGTCATCCAGAACTGCATCATCTCCAAAACCGATGCGGTCTCCGATGTCCTTGAACTGGCCGTGCTGCTCAAAGAGGCGGGTTTGTTACGACCGCATGAGAACGCGCTGGATGTCAATATCGTGCCGCTGTTCGAGACCATCGAAGACCTGCGCAACGCGCCGGGCGTGATGGATCGCCTGTTCACCCTCGAACCCTACCGCGCGCTGCTGGCCTCACGCGGTTTCCTGCAAGAAGTCATGCTGGGCTATTCGGACAGCAACAAGGACGGCGGCTTTTTGACCTCGGGCTGGGAGCTTTACAAAGCCGAAATCGGCTTGGCCGAAGTCTTTGCCCGCCACCGGGTGCGCATGCGCCTGTTTCACGGCCGCGGCGGATCGGTGGGGCGCGGCGGGGGGCCGAGCTACCAGGCCATCCTCGCACAACCAGGCGGGGCGGTGCAGGGCCAGATCCGGCTGACCGAACAGGGCGAAGTCATCGCCGCCAAGTACGGCAACCCGGAAGTGGGTCGCCGCAACCTTGAGGTGCTGGTAGCCGCCACCCTGGAGGCCAGCCTGCTCTCCGGCGAAGCGCTCGCGCCGGATCCGGCCTTTCTGGACACCATGCAGACGCTCTCCGACAGCGCTTTTTCCGCCTACCGCGGCCTGGTGTACCAGACCCCCGGTTTCGAGGACTACTTTTGGCAATCCACGGTGATCAGCGAGATTGCCGAACTCAACATCGGCTCACGCCCGGCCTCGCGCAAGAAGGGCAGACGCATCGAAGACCTGCGTGCCATTCCCTGGGTGTTTTCGTGGTCCCAATGCCGGCTGATGCTGCCCGGCTGGTACGGCTTTGGCAGCGCGGTCAAAGCCTGGCTGGCCACCCACCCGCAAGAGGGGCTTGCCCACCTGCAACGCATGTACCGGGAGTGGTCTTTCTTTGCTACCTTGTTGTCGAACATGGATATGGTGCTCGCCAAGACCGACCTCGCCATTGCCGCCCGCTACGCCGAACTGGTGCATGACAGCACACTGCGCGAGACGATCTTCCAACGGATCTGCCGTGAATGGCAGGACACGGTCGATGCCTTACTGGCCATTACCGGCCAGCAGGAACTGCTCGATGGCAACCCGCTATTGAAGCGCTCGATCCGCAACCGCTTCCCCTATCTCGACCCACTGAACCATGTCCAGGTCGAACTGCTGCGCCGCCACCGCGAACACCCCGGCGACGACCAACTGCGCGGAGGGCTACACATCTCGATCAACGGCATTGCCGCCGGCTTGCGCAACAGCGGCTGA
- a CDS encoding IS630 family transposase, protein MKCKRLSDGRALDHHTLQVMRQQAVKAVRDGQTVQSVAAAYGVNERSVFRWLADFANGGQNALLAKPIPGRPSKLSAEELSWIANAVRDHNPQQFKFEFGLWTLSLIRHLIKRQFKKELSVSSVHRLMKILGFSAQKPLYQAWQQDPVLVRTWETETYPAIRAEAKRLGATIYFGDESGIRSDYHTGTTWAPQGRTPVVQATGRRFSLNMISAVGTQGEFRFMLHEGSVGAKVFVEFLKRLMLNAEKPVFLIVDGHPIHKAKMVKSYIESLDGKLKLFYLPPYSPQLNPDETVWAHVKRKVSSQLVESAEEMKRLALRALRSIQKLPELVKSFFRQPECRYILG, encoded by the coding sequence ATGAAATGCAAACGACTTTCCGACGGCCGAGCTCTCGATCATCACACCTTGCAGGTCATGCGGCAGCAGGCCGTCAAAGCGGTACGTGACGGGCAGACGGTGCAAAGCGTCGCGGCGGCGTATGGCGTGAATGAGCGCAGCGTTTTCCGGTGGCTCGCCGATTTTGCCAATGGCGGACAGAACGCATTGCTCGCCAAGCCGATTCCGGGACGCCCGAGCAAACTCAGCGCCGAGGAGCTTTCGTGGATTGCCAATGCGGTTCGTGACCACAACCCGCAGCAGTTCAAGTTCGAGTTCGGCTTGTGGACGCTGTCTCTGATTCGTCACTTGATCAAACGCCAATTCAAGAAAGAGCTGTCGGTCTCCTCGGTTCACCGCCTGATGAAGATCCTGGGTTTCAGCGCCCAGAAGCCGCTCTACCAGGCGTGGCAGCAAGACCCCGTCCTGGTGCGCACTTGGGAGACGGAGACCTACCCCGCGATTCGCGCTGAAGCCAAGCGGCTCGGAGCAACGATCTACTTTGGCGACGAGTCGGGCATCCGCTCGGACTACCACACCGGCACGACTTGGGCGCCACAAGGCCGGACGCCGGTGGTGCAGGCGACGGGTCGGCGCTTCTCGCTGAACATGATCTCGGCCGTCGGCACGCAGGGCGAATTTCGGTTCATGCTGCATGAGGGCTCGGTCGGTGCGAAAGTGTTCGTCGAGTTCCTCAAGCGCTTGATGCTCAATGCCGAGAAACCGGTCTTTCTGATCGTCGATGGTCATCCGATTCACAAGGCAAAGATGGTCAAGAGCTACATCGAGAGCTTGGACGGCAAGCTCAAGTTGTTCTATTTGCCGCCTTACTCGCCGCAGCTGAACCCGGACGAAACAGTCTGGGCTCATGTGAAGCGGAAGGTTTCGAGCCAGTTGGTCGAGAGCGCCGAGGAGATGAAGCGACTCGCACTCCGTGCTTTGCGTAGCATCCAGAAGCTCCCCGAACTCGTGAAGTCATTTTTTAGGCAGCCAGAGTGCCGCTATATCCTGGGCTGA